One window from the genome of Danaus plexippus chromosome 3 unlocalized genomic scaffold, MEX_DaPlex mxdp_30, whole genome shotgun sequence encodes:
- the LOC116766789 gene encoding uncharacterized protein LOC116766789 isoform X2, whose translation MSALSTPGGGGTTAQSKPTSGKQKYQKLDINSLYCANRNESSEPSSVKSQLSRKHGMQSLGKVPSARRPPANLPSLKTETGQDPNANTVSTVTTPATTQATCTSQTITTTSSSSAVASGWVALPPPSSPHFRTEFPSLEAAAQPSHRSTDHTVPQTQLRPQTEGSWTCGGTAGVRQETTSSTVAAPASTPASQQTPAFRAILPPFLMKGSNGTGLGLGTLTSLRDSRNIGGGGGSGNSNSNMAGPRQSQRPSATPRAVEVLTARPILREEQISSLDDISRDAGWAQHDDIDYDQKLDFSDGESSAPTVKVSNKTNNNRTSIENDRIDSKIQDPGDEDQLWAERRQKQSNEVAQAVARARQRKEEEQRRQMRDSPASQQSSKDNRDKNDRNDRDRNDRERDYEHRDKDRAESKEKERCDNKDRERNDLRDRDKDRLESRDRDRMENRDRFDNRDRERDRDRERDRAMDNKDRGRQDNRDRNDSNKDRDLRDRDRNDNRDRNENRDRNEARDRGDRDRNDNRERERFDRERDRNDRDRDRDRERSDRDFRDRDRDFARERDRDQSNPFSKIFQANIPPRFLKQQQNRQQEDQHKGWAFAGKPAPRRQEAQSYNAPRHAPNNGRRSYSRDYSDREDEVRRDKDGPQWRNEMQDYDRSGRELDRSNSKESYKDFNDYKDRRSDSDRKPLDTIEHSSRTAADKLTEVFERKSIGVAEPFVSTESSIQAQAHEKRSSPPSNTPQREFTEKDLIETSWADMGQEEQSNSAISGDKKNSAKMFDQKENESNAPQADPIKTLQETNDAKIISSNMSQSHNNNYNQTSNNTSNASVQNQHSNMNIAGNIQSSIMPSGIQSQTPSFTDSHFTSKSTSNQVLPKPISSNDILSNSSQPPKQFVPEQSNVVTNTAKQTVSLKSEKDLSESESIASKSSSDPSGIIGNKLTDSNSIENNQDSQKRPQDDKKSERYTNDQGNKMPPKEPIERKSSGSGSEKKGRGYGVGGGYNVYGRGWGTRESRGRRSHRSSRSNNRASESDGSTDGTNIDRRERRRAPRSPRGPKKQERLEDSSHVIDQGSQFTDGLENREPFAPRGQPSRRGRGGFHGTNRPPAPAKRVTGYGPPNTKSPFSQANRANKDNEDCKDNVQSDKDKNTNRPHTSSSGGKGRDRRSKGGLSGEDENWETTSEHSEGGGGPRRSGSRQLNQSQKGQGGSRNHISNNRQNNGRNQQGIRKEGDNKSTDALEAIGDPKIPTAKKDEEAIDDGFQEVRNKKNSKDIRGPINAKEEKQPRSRSNQGGGGRNGSSTRNSNDKSNSRGSGPVPGKSNVPYDNRPRQANLAPRFVKQRQKQQMGLVPNFGTDTGAAPPPPPVNAWDKPIAQTLRGNVEDQPEVVEKSNQSSQRSTPGDTTAESNKQPPPSCAVVADKAGVLDGTTPPVETIIFENTNYKTVPPAEALKQKYQPSAVTAKPQGEEVQNEVDSRSMPFNGDVRSRPRSIQELMAETGRPVSEAEGSLGLQMAFDTSQKNEDSSDMKLDFAFDSDLGQLTDEKSAKALGLPRGTHMSTSNTISPLAADLNLKIASVKKVWEMHAVAEGSEELQFTTNFEENNTETGAPPNVCKVKPTQQLQSPPPQHYNHVTYQGGYGGLSVPSPPAVLYNSTQQLLGSSQQLQQQGGLYGAFLDQTRGQFGGFPGTPYGAGSATPYNYQPPPDMFQSLPSQYRMAAAAGGGAAFGQSGQLGNSPSTVLISSTSNSLMSATVKPSTQQIGAIGSKGGGVGGVGGVGAVGGVNTFQQQYLGYSGPVGDSPYSLPGLLPRPAPPSTSYYSPYQPPAAPAPTYPLQFTQPAQSSAFSSQFLSSQLHVAAAAAVQQMQQQYRAPLQQQYAPPQPRPPPQQQLKSPLHEHPNGFAPLCDSASPTPKGATKQQKPPHSPPQHKYHAPPPQHQQHPPHPPPAHTPHQHHQQHQQHQQQMVGGGNNGRGGNGGNGNGNAMNRGGMVTSRYPAPIQRPHAPAPPMYRAPPSQPPRPHHAQHVQHMRPNLYYHHHQRNGGGGSERVTEGGEVSATMEEVGETVTAGETPSPAEVKAE comes from the exons ATGTCTGCACTCTCGACGCCGGGCGGCGGAGGCACTACGGCGCAGAGCAAGCCGACGTCCGGGAAGCAAAAATATCAGAAATTGGACATCAATAGTCTTTACTGCGCTAATAGG aatGAAAGCTCTGAACCGTCATCAGTGAAATCTCAACTTAGCCGTAAACATGGAATGCAAAGTCTTGGAAAAGTACCTTCAGCTAGACGACCACCAGCAAACCTGCCTTCTTTAAAAACTGAAACTGGCCAAGATCCTAACGCTAA taCTGTATCTACTGTAACTACTCCTGCAACTACTCAAGCGACATGCACATCTCAGACTATA aCCACAACTTCAAGCAGCAGTGCTGTTGCGTCAGGATGGGTGGCTCTCCCCCCTCCGTCCTCACCTCATTTTCGCACAGAATTTCCTTCACTAGAGGCTGCTGCACAACCTTCACATCGTTCTACAGATCACACTGTGCCTCAAACACAGCTGAGACCACAAA CGGAAGGCAGCTGGACGTGCGGTGGCACGGCCGGCGTTCGGCAAGAAACTACATCGTCCACCGTCGCCGCTCCCGCCTCCACGCCCGCTTCACAGCAAACACCCGCTTTCCGTGCTATTCTGCCACCCTTc ctGATGAAAGGTAGCAATGGCACAGGATTGGGCTTGGGAACATTGACATCACTTCGTGATTCTAGAAACATTGGCGGTGGCGGCGGAAGCGGTAATTCCAATAGTAACATGGCTGGTCCAAGGCAATCCCAGCGACCGTCCGCTACGCCTCGAGCCGTTGAAGTTTTAACGGCAAGGCCCATTCTTCGTGAAGAACAGATATCTTCTCTTGATGATATATCTCGTGATGCTGGATGGGCGCAACATGACGACATAGATTATGA cCAAAAGTTAGACTTCTCAGATGGTGAGTCTTCAGCTCCTACTGTGAAAGTTAGCAACAAGACTAATAATAACCGGACCAGTATTGAAAATGATCGCATAGACTCAAAAATACAAGACCCTGGTGATGAAGACCAGTTATGGGCAGAACGGCGGCAGAAGCAAAGTAATGAAGTTGCTCAAGCTGTTGCTCGTGCAAGACAGCGGAAAGAAGAGGAACAGCGTCGTCAAATGCGGGATTCACCAGCGTCACAGCAGTCCTCTAAAGATAACCGCGATAAAAATGATAGAAATGATCGTGATCGTAACGATAGAGAAAGAGATTATGAACACAGAGACAAGGATAGGGCTGAGAGCAAAGAAAAGGAAAGGTGTGACAATAAAGACAGAGAAAGAAACGATTTACGTGACAGGGACAAGGACCGATTAGAGAGTAGGGATCGTGATCGTATGGAAAACAGAGATCGTTTTGATAATCGTGATAGAGAACGTGACCGCGACCGTGAAAGAGATCGAGCAATGGATAACAAGGATAGGGGAAGGCAAGACAATAGAGATCGGAATGATAGCAATAAAGATAGGGACTTGCGTGACAGGGATCGTAATGACAATAGAGATCGCAATGAAAACCGCGATCGTAATGAAGCTAGGGATCGAGGAGATAGAGACCGCAATGATAATCGTGAACGTGAAAGATTTGATAGAGAAAGAGACCGAAATGACCGGGATCGCGATCGCGATCGAGAAAGGTCTGATCGGGACTTCAGGGATCGTGACAGAGATTTTGCTCGTGAGCGCGATCGGGACCAGTCAAATCCATTCTCGAAGATATTTCAAGCCAACATACCTCCTAGGTTTTTAAAGCAACAGCAGAACAGACAGCAGGAAGACCAACATAAGGGATGGGCCTTTGCTGGAAAACCTGCACCAAGAAGACAAGAAGCGCAATCATACAACGCACCGAGACATGCACCAAATAATGGCCGACGTTCATACTCCAG AGATTATTCCGACCGTGAAGATGAGGTACGGAGAGATAAAGATGGACCTCAATGGCGTAATGAAATGCAAGATTATGATAGATCTGGTCGAGAGTTAGACAGGTCTAACTCTAAGGAATCTTATAAAGACTTTAACGATTACAAAGATAGACGATCTGATTCTGACCGAAAACCTTTAGATACAATTGAACATAGCAGCAGAACAGCAGCCGATAAGTTGACTGAAGTCTTTGAAAGAAAAAGCATAGGTGTTGCTGAACCCTTTGTTTCGACAGAATCTTCTATACAAGCACAAGCTCATGAAAAAAGATCTTCACCGCCTTCAAACACACCACAAAGGGAATTTACCGAAAAGGATCTTATTGAAACCTCTTGGGCTGATATGGGACAGGAAGAACAAAGTAACAGCGCTATTTCAGgggacaaaaaaaattcagcCAAAATGTTCGATCAAAAGGAGAATGAATCGAACGCCCCACAAGCTGACCCCATCAAGACGTTACAAGAAACAAATGAtgcaaaaattattagttcGAACATGTCTCAATCtcataacaataattacaatCAGACATCTAACAACACTTCTAATGCTTCTGTACAAAATCAACACTCAAATATGAATATTGCGGGAAATATTCAAAGTTCAATAATGCCATCTGGTATACAATCTCAAACCCCTTCATTTACCGATTCTCACTTTACTTCTAAGTCTACTTCTAATCAAGTACTTCCTAAACCTATTAGCTCAAATGATATACTTTCTAATTCCTCACAACCACCAAAGCAGTTTGTTCCGGAACAGTCAAATGTTGTTACAAATACTGCCAAACAAACAGTATCCTTAAAATCAGAAAAAGATCTGTCAGAATCTGAATCTATTGCCTCTAAATCCAGCAGCGATCCTTCCGGAATTATAGGCAATAAACTGACTGATTCAAATTCCATTGAAAATAATCAAGACTCTCAAAAGCGACCACAGgatgataaaaaaagtgaAAGATATACTAATGATCAAGGAAACAAAATGCCGCCTAAAGAACCTATTGAACGTAAATCAAGTGGGTCAGGATCTGAAAAGAAAGGACGAGGGTATGGTGTTGGTGGAGGGTATAACGTCTATGGCAGAGGTTGGGGTACAAGAGAGTCACGTGGTCGGCGTTCACATAGAAGCTCTCGGTCAAATAATAGAGCCAGTGAGTCAGATGGTTCAACAGATGGCACTAATATTGATCGAAGGGAACGACGTAGAGCACCTCGTAGCCCACGTGGCCCTAAAAAGCAGGAAAGACTCGAGGATTCAAGTCACGTTATTGACCAGGGATCCCAATTTACAGATGGTTTAGAAAATAGAGAACCATTTGCACCTCGTGGTCAACCTTCGCGACGAGGCCGTGGTGGCTTCCATGGCACAAACAGACCTCCAGCGCCGGCTAAAAGAGTAACTGGATATGGGCCGCCGAATACAAAAAGTCCTTTTAGTCAAGCTAACAGAGCAAACAAAGACAATGAGGATTGTAAGGACAACGTTCAAAGTGACAAAGACAAAAATACCAATAGACCGCATACCAGTTCTTCAGGAGGCAAAGGTAGAGATCGGCGTTCTAAAGGAGGTCTCAGTGGTGAAGACGAAAATTGGGAAACTACCTCTGAACATTCTGAAGGCGGTGGCGGACCACGCCGATCTGGTAGCAGACAATTAAATCAATCTCAAAAGGGACAAGGTGGCAGTCGAAATCATATTTCTAACAATCGACAAAACAATGGTCGGAATCAGCAGGGTATTAGGAAAGAAGGTGACAATAAAAGTACGGACGCATTAGAGGCTATAGGTGACCCTAAAATACCGACTGCCAAGAAAGATGAAGAAGCTATTGATGACGGATTCCAAGAAGtgcgtaataaaaaaaattcaaaagataTCAGAGGTCCCATTAATGCAAAAGAAGAAAAGCAACCTAGATCTCGTTCAAACCAAGGCGGAGGTGGCAGAAATGGTTCATCTACAAGAAATTCAAATGACAAATCTAACTCTAGAGGTTCTGGACCTGTTCCCGGTAAATCAAATGTACCTTACGATAACAGACCGCGTCAGGCTAACTTGGCACCTCGCTTTGTTAAACAAAgacaaaaacaacaaatggGGTTGGTACCCAACTTTGGCACGGATACCGGTGCTGCTCCCCCTCCGCCACCAGTAAACGCGTGGGACAAACCTATTGCACAAACTTTGCGTGGCAATGTTGAAGACCAACCCGAAGTTGTTGAAAAATCAAACCAGTCTAGCCAACGTAGTACTCCAGGAGACACAACTGCTGAAAGTAATAAACAACCTCCTCCTTCATGTGCTGTAGTTGCTGATAAAGCGGGCGTCTTAGATGGGACTACACCGCCTGTggaaactataatatttgaaaacacCAATTATAAAACTGTGCCACCTGCGGAGGctcttaaacaaaaatatcaaccTAGTGCAGTTACAGCTAAACCCCAAGGAGAAGAAGTTCAAAATGAAGTGGATTCTAGGTCAATGCCATTCAATGGAGACGTGAGGTCGCGTCCTAGATCAATACAAGAGCTTATGGCTGAAACCGGTAGACCTGTGTCAGAGGCCGAGGGGTCTCTCGGTCTTCAAATGGCTTTTGATACATCACAGAAGAACGAGGATTCTTCTGACATGAAACTTGATTTTGCATTTGACTCTGACCTTGGGCAGCTCACTGATGAAAAATCAGCTAAAGCTTTAGGATTGCCTCGTGGCACCCACATGAGTACGTCGAACACCATATCACCGTTAGCAGCCGatctcaatttaaaaatagcgaGTGTTAAGAAAGTATGGGAGATGCACGCTGTGGCTGAGGGTAGTGAGGAGCTACAATTCACTACAAATTTCGAAGAGAACAATACAGAAACTGGCGCACCTCCGAACGTGTGTAAAGTTAAACCAACTCAGCAACTACAATCCCCGCCGCCTCAACATTATAACCATGTAACATACCAGGGCGGTTATGGAGGCCTGTCAGTCCCATCGCCACCAGCAGTTCTGTACAACTCGACTCAACAATTATTAGGTTCATCTCAGCAACTACAACAACAAGGTGGATTATACGGAGCCTTTTTAGATCAAACACGGGGACAATTTGGAGGCTTCCCTGGAACTCCTTATGGCGCGGGTTCTGCTACTCCATATAATTACCAACCACCACCGGATATGTTCCAGAGCCTGCCAAGTCAATACCGAATG GCCGCTGCGGCAGGAGGTGGCGCTGCCTTCGGCCAGTCTGGTCAATTAGGAAACAGTCCAAGCACTGTACTTATTTCAAGTACGTCAAACTCGCTCATGTCGGCTACAGTAAAGCCATCGACTCAACAGATCGGAGCTATTG GTAGTAAAGGTGGAGGCGTGGGCGGAGTCGGTGGGGTCGGGGCTGTTGGTGGTGTGAATACGTTCCAGCAGCAGTACTTGGGGTACTCGGGACCCGTGGGTGATTCTCCATATTCACTGCCTGGGCTGCTGCCTCGGCCTGCCCCTCCTTCCACTTCATACTACTCCCCCTACCAGCCGCCCGCCGCGCCCGCTCCTACATATCCGCTACAGTTCACTCAGCCAGCACAGTCCAGCGCGTTCAGTTCACAGTTCCTCTCCTCACAGCTGCATGTCGCCGCCGCCGCGGCCGTCCAACAGATGCAG cAACAATATCGGGCACCTCTACAACAACAGTATGCTCCGCCTCAGCCCCGACCTCCGCCTCAGCAACAACTCAAGAGTCCACTGCACGAACATCCTAACGGATTCGCCCCTTTGTGTGACTCGGCCTCACCGACGCCCAAAGGAGCAACAAAACAGCAGAAACCGCCTCATTCGCCGCCTCAACACAAGTACCACGCGCCGCCGCCACAACATCAACAGCACCCGCCTCACCCCCCGCCAGCACACACACCGCACCAGCATCATCAGCAGCACCAGCAACACCAACAG caAATGGTCGGCGGCGGAAACAACGGACGTGGCGGGAACGGCGGCAACGGAAACGGCAACGCCATGAACCGCGGCGGCATGGTGACGTCACGCTACCCAGCACCCATACAGAGGCCGCACGCGCCCGCGCCGCCCATGTACCGCGCGCCGCCCTCGCAGCCGCCGCGACCACACCACGCGCAACACGTACAACATATGAGACCCAACCTCTACTACCATCACCACCAACGCA ACGGCGGGGGAGGTTCGGAGCGTGTGACCGAGGGTGGGGAAGTATCAGCTACCATGGAGGAGGTCGGGGAGACGGTGACCGCAGGCGAGACGCCTTCCCCCGCTGAGGTGAAGGCCGAGTGA